The genomic stretch TCCCCTAATCAAATGACGAACATTTGGTGCGTGAATTTTCCATTCCCTTCCACGCCAGTGCCAAAAATCATAGATAAAAATAAGTAACGGACAGATTTACAAATGTTACCTTGGTtaggcaaggaattacttcttGAACATGGAGTTCTAAGACTCTTCACTTAACTTGCAAATACTCTTCTTGCAACTAAAATGTCCACCAAAATCATCTGTCTTTCATCTTTCACTAAGATGAATTCCCCCTGCCCAATTTTTACCTTGACTTGCACGCTTTTCATCTTTACCAGATACACTCGCACATGCACCTAAACTGCATTCATGACACAGGTAAAGGCCAACCTTTCATTAGTAAAACTGGGTATTGAGATTTCTAGTTAGTTTTTACCATGAACAGATTCCACTACAATGGGCACGAAAGCCCCACAATAGCAGCTGTATGGTAGTACGAACAGTTGACCATTGCCAGTCTTCTCCCTTTGGCAGCAAGTGCTTCAACCCTCCTTGGCACATCACTTCTAAAAAGGTATCTGTGTCCTTGGCCCTCAGGATGTCCCAATCGGCCATCACTTCCACAACCCCATGTGAAGATACTTCcttctgctgttgctgctgcactGTGGATTCCACCAGCAGAAACCTCAGTCACGTGTTCCATGTCAAACTTTTCAGCTGCAATTTGCACCGGGGTGTACAGGCTCTCTTGGCTGCCCATCCCTAGCTTGCCCTTGTAGCCATCACCCCAGGCATAAACTTCACCACGTCTTGTGAGAGCCAAAGTGTGCCCATGATGCTCACCAACACTGCAGCTCACCTTCACCACCTGCACATTATCCGCAAAGCTGACCTGTTGCGGACATGTCACATCTGCTAGCTTCTTGTTACCCAGTCCTAGAGCCCCATCCTTGCCTTTGCCACACATGAACAGACATCCATCTGATGTCACAAATGCAGAGTGGGAGTAGCCAGCAGCTCCATCCATGATCTTTGTCAACTGTAATGCCTCGACTGGACGAGGGGATGCAATGTCACCAACAAAGCCATGGCCTAGAACACCATGATGGCCGCTTCCCCATGACAGGACCACCCCAGTGCTCAGCCAGGCCAGAGTGTAGTTGTAGCCACATGCCACACCGACAACCTTATGATTCTCAGGCATGATGCAGACTGAAGGAAGAACCCACATGCTGACTGAGTGTGCTGActcatgacattttctttctggttGATCACAATCTTTCTTACCTTCTAGGCGATCGCCACATCCTTTCTTATATCCCCACACAATAAGACTGCTGGATTCTGTAACTGCTGCTCCATGCCACAGTCCAGTCGATACCTGATAGAAGATTCATTCAAAAATGATTTACTAGGATGACCTGCACAGGCAATTAAATGCAGTGCAAAATGATGATGAAActtcaaagatatatatatatacttgcacAAATTATTGCAGTTATAAATTATATGATAATTCCTTCACTTTTACCATCCTGAAATTAAAAGGTATGAGAAGAGTCAAacctttttcactttttgtggTAAAGGTGTCCTTACAAACTTGCTTCTGTTGTCTTCACATCCACTGCCCAGTCGACCATATTTTGCACAGCCACTGGTGTACATTTCCCCATCAGACATTACAATTGCAGTGTACAAACCTCCACAAGACACCTGACATGGCCAAGCTTCATGCCCCTTGCTGTCACTTTTCACTTGAATCATCTGGGGGTTGTGCTGTGTGTGCTCATTGCCTGTCCCCAGCTGACCAGATTTTCCAAGGCCCCAGATAAAGAGCTGACACTTAGAATGCATGCATGATGCTGAATCCTCCATTATTCTTTGTAACCTtgtcagaaaacagaaaaaacgtTTACAATGCTTCCATGCTGAGTCCTTACATACATCTTGTTCCACATTCTATTACAGTCGCATGGTGGTTTATGTTTGAAGTATGTTAAGTATATAGATATTGCTCGATCGTTCTTCTCCAGTCACCCCGCATGCACATCATTACTATAAGTAATCGCGAAACGATGCAGTGGAAAGTCGTACGTGGCCTCGCGTTTCTTTTAAATCGTTGCCCGACTCACTAAATAAGATCGATCCGCAGTATTTTTATCAGGCACAGTAAATTAACCAGTTCTTCCTcgaaaaaaaatgcaccaaTATGTCTCTCAATGAATCATTAACACTTTAATTTATACAGATTAACACAGTGTACGCATTTATCTAGCGAAGTTTAGCAGTACATGTACACCCGTGCCGTCGATGATTCAGGTCAACCTCGCAGCCTTGTAGTTTACGCCTACGTAGCCCTCAAAGGAAGAGTAAATAGAGATCGACAGCCATGACGCATTTCAGCTATTTTGCCATGCTTGTTGAGGCATGACTGCCTCTATATACACTGTTAGCGTTGGGTTAGAGACCATGCACGAACTAATTTTACACCTTCGCGGTGAGACGAACCGATCGAAAGTTGTCCGTCGACGCATGCGCGAGCgaacacgtacacatacacttTCTTTAACCATAGGCATGAACCGCTTCAAGCTGAAACGACTGCaatgttatttattaaaatacacAATTAATTGCAATGTATAGTGTTTATTGACCATTCAGTTTCATGTATATCGGCTATTACATAATCGTCTATAATTAGTTGCAATTGTTTCccttacttcttttttctttttacgtaAGAGGGCGCTGGCCTAACACCCCGGGAAAACTTTCAAGGCCATTTGAGGTGAGAGGCTTATCGCTGCATTCaggtaacaagaaaaaaaagccagcGTGTAATTATTACGCCCATTTAGAGATACATGGGCTTTAAACTTGCAGAGAAAAGCGATTTAAAGGTGAACGTGCCCGGTTTGGAAAAGTTTTAGACCCGCGCTGATTCGAAAGTCGATCTTGTGGCATGTGACGGTGGAACAGTGACCGCCAGACCGGGCGACTTCACCGTCGTCAGCATTTCTAGCACCAGTGAAGAATGCAAGCAAAGAGCATAATTTGGGACTGAGTATCAGTCTGAAACACTCCATTCGTTTTTATTTAAGAGAGTCAAACGATGTCATGCGTTTTAAGAACACTGTcgaggtttgaaaaaaaaaaaaggaggtttGGGGTGAGGGGAGTGCCAGTGAAAAAAGTGAAGATTTTAATTGAAGTAACTGTTCAATTTTAGGACTTTTCATAATGAAGATTCTATATCGAGAAGTATGCTGTGATAGGTTTGTTAAATGGAATTGTTAAGATAAATGTAATGAGATAATGACCTGTAAAATTAAGTtagtaaatatttcttgcatGAAATTCTGTcatgaataaatgaaagtgcgcacgcgcacacacacacag from Pomacea canaliculata isolate SZHN2017 linkage group LG8, ASM307304v1, whole genome shotgun sequence encodes the following:
- the LOC112570509 gene encoding ultraviolet-B receptor UVR8-like isoform X1, which produces MPMVKESVCVRVRSRMRRRTTFDRFVSPRRLQRIMEDSASCMHSKCQLFIWGLGKSGQLGTGNEHTQHNPQMIQVKSDSKGHEAWPCQVSCGGLYTAIVMSDGEMYTSGCAKYGRLGSGCEDNRSKFVRTPLPQKVKKVSTGLWHGAAVTESSSLIVWGYKKGCGDRLEGKKDCDQPERKCHESAHSVSMWVLPSVCIMPENHKVVGVACGYNYTLAWLSTGVVLSWGSGHHGVLGHGFVGDIASPRPVEALQLTKIMDGAAGYSHSAFVTSDGCLFMCGKGKDGALGLGNKKLADVTCPQQVSFADNVQVVKVSCSVGEHHGHTLALTRRGEVYAWGDGYKGKLGMGSQESLYTPVQIAAEKFDMEHVTEVSAGGIHSAAATAEGSIFTWGCGSDGRLGHPEGQGHRYLFRSDVPRRVEALAAKGRRLAMVNCSYYHTAAIVGLSCPL
- the LOC112570509 gene encoding ultraviolet-B receptor UVR8-like isoform X3, whose translation is MEDSASCMHSKCQLFIWGLGKSGQLGTGNEHTQHNPQMIQVKSDSKGHEAWPCQVSCGGLYTAIVMSDGEMYTSGCAKYGRLGSGCEDNRSKFVRTPLPQKVKKVSTGLWHGAAVTESSSLIVWGYKKGCGDRLEGKKDCDQPERKCHESAHSVSMWVLPSVCIMPENHKVVGVACGYNYTLAWLSTGVVLSWGSGHHGVLGHGFVGDIASPRPVEALQLTKIMDGAAGYSHSAFVTSDGCLFMCGKGKDGALGLGNKKLADVTCPQQVSFADNVQVVKVSCSVGEHHGHTLALTRRGEVYAWGDGYKGKLGMGSQESLYTPVQIAAEKFDMEHVTEVSAGGIHSAAATAEGSIFTWGCGSDGRLGHPEGQGHRYLFRSDVPRRVEALAAKGRRLAMVNCSYYHTAAIVGLSCPL
- the LOC112570509 gene encoding ultraviolet-B receptor UVR8-like isoform X2 — translated: MLQRIMEDSASCMHSKCQLFIWGLGKSGQLGTGNEHTQHNPQMIQVKSDSKGHEAWPCQVSCGGLYTAIVMSDGEMYTSGCAKYGRLGSGCEDNRSKFVRTPLPQKVKKVSTGLWHGAAVTESSSLIVWGYKKGCGDRLEGKKDCDQPERKCHESAHSVSMWVLPSVCIMPENHKVVGVACGYNYTLAWLSTGVVLSWGSGHHGVLGHGFVGDIASPRPVEALQLTKIMDGAAGYSHSAFVTSDGCLFMCGKGKDGALGLGNKKLADVTCPQQVSFADNVQVVKVSCSVGEHHGHTLALTRRGEVYAWGDGYKGKLGMGSQESLYTPVQIAAEKFDMEHVTEVSAGGIHSAAATAEGSIFTWGCGSDGRLGHPEGQGHRYLFRSDVPRRVEALAAKGRRLAMVNCSYYHTAAIVGLSCPL